The Sphaerospermopsis torques-reginae ITEP-024 genome has a window encoding:
- a CDS encoding type II toxin-antitoxin system VapC family toxin, which produces MKFLLDTQCWLWWFVEPERLNEEAIAQIADENNELWLSVASVWEMGIKVAMASPAAGNGKLPLPEPIDSYISSRMVRLGAKYLEITASHALRTATLPLHHKDPFDRMLIAQAQMEDMTIITADPMFKEYQDTAIIWAANKS; this is translated from the coding sequence GTGAAATTTTTATTGGATACTCAATGTTGGTTATGGTGGTTTGTTGAACCAGAGCGTTTAAATGAAGAGGCGATCGCACAGATAGCTGATGAAAACAACGAACTATGGCTTTCTGTTGCTAGTGTGTGGGAAATGGGAATAAAAGTGGCGATGGCTTCGCCCGCCGCAGGCAACGGTAAGTTACCATTACCAGAACCAATAGATAGTTACATTTCTAGTCGCATGGTGCGGTTAGGTGCGAAATATTTGGAAATTACAGCTTCTCATGCACTCAGAACAGCGACTTTACCTTTACATCATAAAGATCCTTTTGATCGAATGTTAATAGCTCAGGCACAAATGGAGGATATGACAATTATTACGGCTGATCCAATGTTTAAAGAATATCAAGATACTGCTATTATTTGGGCAGCGAATAAAAGTTAA
- a CDS encoding DUF433 domain-containing protein → MSYQDIITIEPDKRGGKPCIRRMRITVYDVLGWLASGMSYTEILEDFPELTEADIRACLEFAADREHRLVAAVGAN, encoded by the coding sequence ATGAGCTATCAAGATATCATTACCATTGAACCAGATAAACGGGGTGGTAAACCTTGTATTCGCCGGATGAGAATTACAGTCTATGATGTTTTAGGTTGGTTAGCGTCTGGGATGTCTTATACAGAAATATTAGAGGATTTTCCTGAATTAACGGAAGCAGATATTAGAGCTTGTTTAGAATTTGCTGCTGATCGTGAACATCGTTTAGTTGCTGCGGTAGGTGCTAATTGA